The Salvelinus sp. IW2-2015 unplaced genomic scaffold, ASM291031v2 Un_scaffold7185, whole genome shotgun sequence genome has a segment encoding these proteins:
- the LOC112079194 gene encoding transient receptor potential cation channel subfamily M member 5-like, which yields MNRGCWDMDSVQELLLDTFPSVHHSTDITNWTKLIQKILDNGHLLTVHDPEQESSELDTVILKALVKACKSQSQEAQDFLDELKLAVAWNRLDIARATSSTGLELDGR from the exons ATGAACCGGGGCTGCTGGGACATGGACAGCGTGCAGGAGCTCCTGCTAGACACCTTTCCCAGCGTGCACCACAGCACTGACATCACCAACTGGACCAAGCTG ATCCAGAAGATACTGGACAACGGCCACCTCCTGACAGTTCATGACCCCGAGCAGGAGAGCtctgagctggacacagtcatcCTCAAAGCCTTGGTCAAAG CCTGTAAGAGCCAGAGTCAGGAAGCTCAGGACTTCCTGGATGAGCTGAAGTTGGCGGTGGCCTGGAACCGGTTGGACATCGCAAGAGCCACATCTTCAACGGGACTGGAACTGGACG GCAGGTGA